A genomic region of Streptomyces sp. R33 contains the following coding sequences:
- a CDS encoding phospholipase: MRRRPAPLLASVAMAAVLVVATPASAAPADKPQVLGTWTQTSATSYNAWAAARGNQGQWTAYGFDWSTDYCTTSPDNPFGFPFQMSCARHDFGYRNYKAAGAFPANKSRLDDALYADLKRVCSAYSGVKKGSCDSTAWTYYQAVKAFGVSPQDVPQDVPAA; the protein is encoded by the coding sequence CGCATCGGTGGCCATGGCCGCCGTACTCGTCGTCGCGACCCCCGCGTCGGCCGCCCCGGCCGACAAGCCGCAGGTCCTCGGTACGTGGACGCAGACCAGCGCCACCAGCTACAACGCCTGGGCCGCGGCGCGCGGCAACCAGGGCCAGTGGACGGCGTACGGCTTCGACTGGTCGACGGACTACTGCACGACCTCGCCCGACAACCCGTTCGGGTTCCCCTTCCAGATGTCGTGCGCCCGCCACGACTTCGGCTACCGCAACTACAAGGCCGCAGGTGCATTTCCGGCCAACAAGTCCCGCCTGGACGATGCCCTCTACGCGGACCTGAAGCGGGTCTGCTCGGCGTACTCGGGTGTGAAGAAGGGATCCTGCGACAGCACCGCGTGGACCTACTACCAGGCCGTCAAGGCCTTCGGCGTGTCCCCGCAGGACGTACCGCAGGACGTGCCCGCCGCCTGA
- a CDS encoding class I SAM-dependent methyltransferase produces MADGSVERARSFGVAARRYGDHRPSYPDGLFDALEELSGVALGGARVADVGAGTGIATEVLYGRGARVVGVEPGAGMAAEFRRRHPHIPLVRGDGDRLPFVSGSLDLLTYAQSWHWTDPARSGPEALRVLRPGGALAVWSNDPDVGVGWIADQQARIEESFGPGWYINERPRSQGGLEFTTRMLRWSRRVPIDVHLAKLGTHSLFLIGRPGTDEFLGGEREHLFRLFPEGTVREHYVVDLRVARVGQP; encoded by the coding sequence ATGGCGGACGGATCTGTGGAGCGGGCGCGGTCGTTCGGGGTGGCTGCCCGGCGGTACGGGGATCACCGGCCCTCGTATCCGGACGGGCTGTTCGATGCCCTGGAGGAGCTTTCCGGGGTTGCGCTGGGCGGGGCGCGGGTTGCCGATGTCGGGGCTGGGACCGGGATCGCGACTGAGGTGTTGTACGGCCGCGGGGCTCGGGTGGTCGGCGTCGAGCCGGGGGCGGGGATGGCCGCGGAGTTTCGGCGACGTCACCCGCACATTCCGCTCGTACGGGGGGATGGGGATCGGCTGCCGTTCGTGTCCGGGTCCCTGGACCTCCTTACGTACGCACAGTCCTGGCACTGGACCGACCCGGCCCGGTCCGGGCCCGAAGCCCTGCGCGTGCTGCGGCCCGGCGGGGCGCTGGCCGTCTGGTCGAACGACCCGGACGTCGGCGTCGGGTGGATCGCCGACCAGCAGGCGCGGATCGAAGAGAGCTTCGGTCCCGGTTGGTACATCAACGAACGTCCGCGGTCACAGGGCGGCTTGGAGTTCACCACCCGGATGCTGCGCTGGTCCCGCCGGGTCCCCATCGATGTCCACCTCGCCAAGCTGGGGACACATTCCCTCTTTCTGATCGGACGGCCCGGGACCGATGAGTTCCTGGGCGGGGAGAGGGAGCATCTGTTCCGGCTGTTCCCGGAGGGGACGGTTCGAGAGCACTACGTCGTCGACCTGCGGGTTGCGCGGGTGGGTCAGCCGTAG